One region of Brassica napus cultivar Da-Ae chromosome A10, Da-Ae, whole genome shotgun sequence genomic DNA includes:
- the LOC106372104 gene encoding tRNA (adenine(58)-N(1))-methyltransferase catalytic subunit TRMT61A-like has translation MLPTESKKALSFKRCIEDGDLVIVYERHDVMKPVKVTKDGVLQNRFGFYRHSDWIGKPLGTKVLSNKGKFVYLLAPTPELWTLVLSHRTQILYIADISFVVMYLEVVPGCVVLESGTGSGSLSTSLARAVAPTGHVYSFDFHEQRAVCAREDFEKTGISSLVTVEVRDIQGQGFPEKLSGLADSVFLDLPQPWLAVPSAAKMLKEDGVICSFSPCIEQVQRTCEVLRSDFIEIRTFEVLLRTYEVKEMKVETGAMIGESHDEEDNGGQRPSKRKHISNDDGYAISQDNSSSATSTVMARPCSEARGHTGYLTFARLQCLS, from the exons ATGCTACCAACTGAGTCAAAGAAGGCCTTATCTTTCAAGAGATGCATCGAAGATGGAGACTTGGTCATCGTTTACGAGAGACACGACGTGATGAAGCCAGTTAAAGTAACCAAAGACGGTGTGCTTCAGAACCGTTTCGGGTTTTACAGACACTCTGATTGGATCGGGAAGCCGTTAGGGACGAAAGTGTTGAGCAACAAGGGTAAATTTGTATACCTGCTGGCTCCCACTCCCGAGCTGTGGACGCTGGTGTTGAGCCACAGGACGCAGATCCTTTACATTGCGGATATCAGCTTTGTGGTGATGTATCTAGAAGTGGTGCCTGGGTGTGTTGTTCTCGAGTCAGGGACAGGAAGTGGTTCGCTTTCCACTTCGCTTGCTCGTGCTGTGGCTCCCACTGGTCATGTGTATTCTTTTGATTTCCACGAGCAACGAGCTGTCTGTGCAAG GGAAGACTTTGAGAAGACGGGTATAAGTAGTTTAGTAACCGTGGAGGTTAGAGATATTCAAGGACAAGGCTTCCCTGAGAAACTATCTGGTTTGGCTGATTCGGTGTTTCTAGACCTTCCTCAGCCTTGGCTCGCGGTTCCTTCCGCAGCAAAGATGTTGAAGGAGGATGGAGTTATCTGCTCTTTCTCGCCTTGCATTGAGCAAGTACAACGCACTTGTGAAGTCCTCAGATCAGATTTCATTG AGATAAGAACGTTCGAGGTGCTTCTCAGAACATACGAAGTGAAGGAAATGAAAGTGGAAACTGGTGCTATGATTGGTGAGAGCCACGATGAGGAGGACAATGGAGGACAGAGACCAAGCAAGAGAAAGCACATTTCAAACGACGACGGCTACGCCATTTCACAGGACAACTCTTCTAGTGCAACTTCGACCGTTATGGCTAGGCCATGTAGCGAGGCAAGAGGTCACACCGGCTACTTAACGTTCGCAAGACTCCAGTGCCTATCTTAA
- the LOC106372102 gene encoding polyribonucleotide nucleotidyltransferase 2, mitochondrial-like isoform X2 translates to MSSIVSRARSSSLPNFLAWRALGFRTICSGGLGIAPSSSPPASAGIKILESFKEEFEVGSRVVTLETGKIARFANGSVVLGMDETKVLSTVTCAKSKSPGDFLPLTVDYQEKMFAQGLIPNTYMRREGAPKERELLCGRLIDRPIRPLFPSGFYHEIMANVLSSDGKQDPDILAANAASTALMLSDVPWGGPIGVIRLGRIGGQIVVNPTMDELSSSDLHLIYACTRDKTMMIDVQAREITEKDLAAALRLAHPEAVKYIDPQIRLAAKAGKQKKEYKLSMLSEKTLEKVTDLAAERIESVFTDPSRGKFERGEALENIGKDVEKVFEEEGDQESLSILPKAVDTVRKKIVRSRMISEGFRVDGRHLDEVRPIYCESHHLPALHGSALFSRGDTQVLCTITLGAPGDAQRLDSLVGPPKKKFMLHYTFPPFCTDEVGKKLGLNRREVGHGTLAEKALLAVMPPEEDFPYTVRINSEVMASDGSTSMASVCGGSMALMDAGISLRAHVAGVSVGLVTDVDPSSGEIKDYRIVTDILGLEDHLGDMDFKIAGTRTGVTASQLDIKPAGIPLDIVCESLENARKARLQILDHMEREINSPRDQQCRLATLKYTNDALRNLIGPMGALKRKIEEETGARLSIDDGTLTIVAKNQAVMDKAQEKVDYIIGREIVVGGVYKGTVTSIKEYGAFVEFNGGQQGLLHMSELSHEPVSKVSDVLHIGKYITMMCIDTDVRGNIKLSLKALLPKPTSRPEKLPVVKEAVSVETSSFGETVASLPSVVEPPQKSKLAVPAVVIRTAVECDEAEKSSSVDKNTKPKRAATVKPDRKPKSTASKQTVKEDETLNSTATEESRDDCGDTLTQDDKLKCTSLENNSNIVSSSKGKKPSRKEKQSDNEAGESPSISARKLKIGTEMTAKVHQIRTHGLVLDLGGGIRGMYKFEGDEETEFEIGDTLQVKCTSFSSKGIPVMALVDEEDV, encoded by the exons ATGTCATCGATCGTGAGCAGAGCTAGGTCATCTTCTCTTCCGAACTTCCTCGCATGGCGTGCTCTGGGCTTTCGCACCATCTGCTCCGGCGGATTGGGCATCGCGCCGTCTAGCTCGCCGCCGGCCTCCGCCGGAATCAAAATTCTGGAATCGTTCAAGGAGGAGTTCGAAGTCGGGTCTCGCGTGGTGACGCTCGAGACGGGGAAGATCGCTCGCTTCGCAAATGGCTCCGTCGTGCTGGGGATGGACGAGACCAAAGTTCTCTCCACCGTGACTTGTGCTAAGTCCAAATCTCCTGGAGATTTCTTGCCTCTCACT GTTGATTATCAAGAGAAGATGTTCGCTCAAGGTTTGATTCCTAATACGTATATGAGAAGAGAAGGTGCACCTAAAGAGAGGGAACTGTTATGTGGCCGCCTTATTGATAGGCCAATCAGACCATTGTTTCCTTCTGGCTTTTACCATGAG ATAATGGCAAATGTTCTGTCATCAGATGGGAAGCAGGATCCAGATATACTTGCAGCTAATGCAGCATCGACTGCGCTGATGCTGTCGGATGTTCCATGGGGAGGACCCATTGGAGTCATCAGGTTAGGAAGGATAGGTGGGCAGATTGTTGTGAATCCAACTATGGATGAG CTTAGCTCAAGTGATCTTCATTTGATATACGCTTGCACAAGGGATAAAACTATGATGATTGACGTTCAAGCCCGTGAAATCACTGAGAAAGATCTTGCAGCTGCTCTGAGACTTGCTCATCCAGAG GCTGTTAAGTACATTGATCCCCAAATTAGATTGGCTGCGAAAGCTGGGAAACAAAAGAAGGAGTATAAATTGTCCATGCTTTCTGAGAAAACTTTAGAAAAAGTGACTGACTTGGCTGCAGAGCGTATTGAATCCGTCTTTACCGATCCTTCACGTGGCAAG TTTGAACGTGGAGAGGCTCTAGAGAACATTGGAAAAGATGTGGAAAAAGTATTTGAAGAAGAGGGCGATCAAGAAAGCTTGAGCATACTTCCAAAGGCTGTTGATACAGTGAGAAAGAAG ATAGTTCGTTCAAGGATGATATCAGAGGGATTTCGGGTCGACGGCAGACATCTTGATGAAGTTAGGCCCATCTATTGTGAATCGCATCACCTGCCTGCGTTGCATGGGTCAGCACTTTTCTCACGTGGAGACACTCAG GTGCTCTGTACTATCACACTTGGAGCCCCAGGAGATGCACAAAGGTTGGATTCTCTTGTTGGCCCACCGAAGAAGAAATTTATGCTTCACTATACCTTTCCTCCGTTTTGTACAGATGAAGTTGGAAAAAAACTAGGCCTTAACCGGCGTGAAGTTGGTCATG GAACACTTGCTGAAAAGGCATTGCTTGCAGTCATGCCCCCTGAAGAAGATTTTCCTTATACAGTTCGTATAAATTCAGAAGTTATGGCTTCAGATGGATCCACGTCTATGGCAAGCGTTTGTGGAG GCAGCATGGCGTTAATGGATGCCGGAATTTCTCTGCGAGCTCATGTTGCAGGAGTCTCCGTTGGTCTTGTCACTGACGTTGATCCATCAAGTGGAGAAATTAAAGACTACCGTATAGTAACCGATATATTG GGTTTAGAAGATCATCTCGGAGATATGGATTTCAAGATTGCCGGCACACGAACTGGTGTGACGGCAAGTCAACTGGATATCAAGCCAGCTggaataccattggacatagttTGTGAATCATTAGAAAATGCACGTAAAGCCCGTCTTCAGATTCTTGACCATATGGAGAGAGAAATTAATTCCCCACGAGACCAGCAATGCCGGCTAG CAACTTTGAAGTACACCAACGATGCACTTCGTAACTTGATCGGACCTATGGGTGCCCTCAAGAGGAAGATTGAAGAGGAAACAG GTGCAAGGTTGTCTATTGATGATGGAACATTAACTATTGTTGCCAAGAATCAGGCTGTGATGGACAAGGCTCAAGAAAAG GTTGACTACATCATTGGTCGCGAAATAGTTGTTGGTGGCGTGTACAAAGGCACAGTAACATCTATAAAAGAGTACGGAGCATTTGTTGAGTTCAATGGTGGTCAACAAGGCCTACTACATATGTCTGAGTTATCTCATGAACCA GTATCCAAGGTTTCAGATGTATTACATATTGGCAAGTACATAACTATGATGTGCATAGACACCGATGTCCGTGGTAACATAAAGTTATCTCTCAAAGCACTGTTACCCAAACCAACATCTCGTCCTGAAAAACTCCCGGTGGTGAAAGAGGCAGTCTCCGTAGAAACGTCTAGTTTTGGGGAGACAGTTGCAAGCCTTCCCAGTGTCGTGGAGCCACCTCAGAAATCTAAATTAGCTGTTCCTGCAGTTGTCATCCGTACTGCTGTGGAGTGTGATGAGGCAGAGAAATCTTCTTCTGTGGACAAGAACACTAAACCTAAACGCGCAGCAACAGTGAAGCCAGACCGGAAACCCAAATCCACTGCCTCTAAACAGACCGTGAAGGAAGATGAGACACTCAACTCCACTGCTACTGAAGAAAGTCGGGATGACTGTGGTGACACACTGACGCAAGACGATAAACTCAAATGCACTTCTCTTGAAAACAATTCTAACATAGTATCATCTTCAAAAGGTAAGAAACCCTCTAGGAAGGAGAAACAATCAGATAACGAGGCTGGAGAGAGTCCATCGATTAGTGCCCGGAAACTGAAAATAGGAACAGAAATGACAGCCAAAGTCCACCAGATTCGAACGCATGGACTGGTTCTTGATCTAGGTGGTGGAATCCGCGGTATGTACAAATTCGAG GGCGATGAGGAGACAGAGTTTGAGATTGGAGACACATTGCAGGTGAAATGTACAAGTTTTAGCAGTAAAGGAATCCCTGTGATGGCtttggttgatgaagaagatgtTTAA
- the LOC106372102 gene encoding polyribonucleotide nucleotidyltransferase 2, mitochondrial-like isoform X1, whose translation MSSIVSRARSSSLPNFLAWRALGFRTICSGGLGIAPSSSPPASAGIKILESFKEEFEVGSRVVTLETGKIARFANGSVVLGMDETKVLSTVTCAKSKSPGDFLPLTVDYQEKMFAQGLIPNTYMRREGAPKERELLCGRLIDRPIRPLFPSGFYHEVQIMANVLSSDGKQDPDILAANAASTALMLSDVPWGGPIGVIRLGRIGGQIVVNPTMDELSSSDLHLIYACTRDKTMMIDVQAREITEKDLAAALRLAHPEAVKYIDPQIRLAAKAGKQKKEYKLSMLSEKTLEKVTDLAAERIESVFTDPSRGKFERGEALENIGKDVEKVFEEEGDQESLSILPKAVDTVRKKIVRSRMISEGFRVDGRHLDEVRPIYCESHHLPALHGSALFSRGDTQVLCTITLGAPGDAQRLDSLVGPPKKKFMLHYTFPPFCTDEVGKKLGLNRREVGHGTLAEKALLAVMPPEEDFPYTVRINSEVMASDGSTSMASVCGGSMALMDAGISLRAHVAGVSVGLVTDVDPSSGEIKDYRIVTDILGLEDHLGDMDFKIAGTRTGVTASQLDIKPAGIPLDIVCESLENARKARLQILDHMEREINSPRDQQCRLATLKYTNDALRNLIGPMGALKRKIEEETGARLSIDDGTLTIVAKNQAVMDKAQEKVDYIIGREIVVGGVYKGTVTSIKEYGAFVEFNGGQQGLLHMSELSHEPVSKVSDVLHIGKYITMMCIDTDVRGNIKLSLKALLPKPTSRPEKLPVVKEAVSVETSSFGETVASLPSVVEPPQKSKLAVPAVVIRTAVECDEAEKSSSVDKNTKPKRAATVKPDRKPKSTASKQTVKEDETLNSTATEESRDDCGDTLTQDDKLKCTSLENNSNIVSSSKGKKPSRKEKQSDNEAGESPSISARKLKIGTEMTAKVHQIRTHGLVLDLGGGIRGMYKFEGDEETEFEIGDTLQVKCTSFSSKGIPVMALVDEEDV comes from the exons ATGTCATCGATCGTGAGCAGAGCTAGGTCATCTTCTCTTCCGAACTTCCTCGCATGGCGTGCTCTGGGCTTTCGCACCATCTGCTCCGGCGGATTGGGCATCGCGCCGTCTAGCTCGCCGCCGGCCTCCGCCGGAATCAAAATTCTGGAATCGTTCAAGGAGGAGTTCGAAGTCGGGTCTCGCGTGGTGACGCTCGAGACGGGGAAGATCGCTCGCTTCGCAAATGGCTCCGTCGTGCTGGGGATGGACGAGACCAAAGTTCTCTCCACCGTGACTTGTGCTAAGTCCAAATCTCCTGGAGATTTCTTGCCTCTCACT GTTGATTATCAAGAGAAGATGTTCGCTCAAGGTTTGATTCCTAATACGTATATGAGAAGAGAAGGTGCACCTAAAGAGAGGGAACTGTTATGTGGCCGCCTTATTGATAGGCCAATCAGACCATTGTTTCCTTCTGGCTTTTACCATGAGGTTCAG ATAATGGCAAATGTTCTGTCATCAGATGGGAAGCAGGATCCAGATATACTTGCAGCTAATGCAGCATCGACTGCGCTGATGCTGTCGGATGTTCCATGGGGAGGACCCATTGGAGTCATCAGGTTAGGAAGGATAGGTGGGCAGATTGTTGTGAATCCAACTATGGATGAG CTTAGCTCAAGTGATCTTCATTTGATATACGCTTGCACAAGGGATAAAACTATGATGATTGACGTTCAAGCCCGTGAAATCACTGAGAAAGATCTTGCAGCTGCTCTGAGACTTGCTCATCCAGAG GCTGTTAAGTACATTGATCCCCAAATTAGATTGGCTGCGAAAGCTGGGAAACAAAAGAAGGAGTATAAATTGTCCATGCTTTCTGAGAAAACTTTAGAAAAAGTGACTGACTTGGCTGCAGAGCGTATTGAATCCGTCTTTACCGATCCTTCACGTGGCAAG TTTGAACGTGGAGAGGCTCTAGAGAACATTGGAAAAGATGTGGAAAAAGTATTTGAAGAAGAGGGCGATCAAGAAAGCTTGAGCATACTTCCAAAGGCTGTTGATACAGTGAGAAAGAAG ATAGTTCGTTCAAGGATGATATCAGAGGGATTTCGGGTCGACGGCAGACATCTTGATGAAGTTAGGCCCATCTATTGTGAATCGCATCACCTGCCTGCGTTGCATGGGTCAGCACTTTTCTCACGTGGAGACACTCAG GTGCTCTGTACTATCACACTTGGAGCCCCAGGAGATGCACAAAGGTTGGATTCTCTTGTTGGCCCACCGAAGAAGAAATTTATGCTTCACTATACCTTTCCTCCGTTTTGTACAGATGAAGTTGGAAAAAAACTAGGCCTTAACCGGCGTGAAGTTGGTCATG GAACACTTGCTGAAAAGGCATTGCTTGCAGTCATGCCCCCTGAAGAAGATTTTCCTTATACAGTTCGTATAAATTCAGAAGTTATGGCTTCAGATGGATCCACGTCTATGGCAAGCGTTTGTGGAG GCAGCATGGCGTTAATGGATGCCGGAATTTCTCTGCGAGCTCATGTTGCAGGAGTCTCCGTTGGTCTTGTCACTGACGTTGATCCATCAAGTGGAGAAATTAAAGACTACCGTATAGTAACCGATATATTG GGTTTAGAAGATCATCTCGGAGATATGGATTTCAAGATTGCCGGCACACGAACTGGTGTGACGGCAAGTCAACTGGATATCAAGCCAGCTggaataccattggacatagttTGTGAATCATTAGAAAATGCACGTAAAGCCCGTCTTCAGATTCTTGACCATATGGAGAGAGAAATTAATTCCCCACGAGACCAGCAATGCCGGCTAG CAACTTTGAAGTACACCAACGATGCACTTCGTAACTTGATCGGACCTATGGGTGCCCTCAAGAGGAAGATTGAAGAGGAAACAG GTGCAAGGTTGTCTATTGATGATGGAACATTAACTATTGTTGCCAAGAATCAGGCTGTGATGGACAAGGCTCAAGAAAAG GTTGACTACATCATTGGTCGCGAAATAGTTGTTGGTGGCGTGTACAAAGGCACAGTAACATCTATAAAAGAGTACGGAGCATTTGTTGAGTTCAATGGTGGTCAACAAGGCCTACTACATATGTCTGAGTTATCTCATGAACCA GTATCCAAGGTTTCAGATGTATTACATATTGGCAAGTACATAACTATGATGTGCATAGACACCGATGTCCGTGGTAACATAAAGTTATCTCTCAAAGCACTGTTACCCAAACCAACATCTCGTCCTGAAAAACTCCCGGTGGTGAAAGAGGCAGTCTCCGTAGAAACGTCTAGTTTTGGGGAGACAGTTGCAAGCCTTCCCAGTGTCGTGGAGCCACCTCAGAAATCTAAATTAGCTGTTCCTGCAGTTGTCATCCGTACTGCTGTGGAGTGTGATGAGGCAGAGAAATCTTCTTCTGTGGACAAGAACACTAAACCTAAACGCGCAGCAACAGTGAAGCCAGACCGGAAACCCAAATCCACTGCCTCTAAACAGACCGTGAAGGAAGATGAGACACTCAACTCCACTGCTACTGAAGAAAGTCGGGATGACTGTGGTGACACACTGACGCAAGACGATAAACTCAAATGCACTTCTCTTGAAAACAATTCTAACATAGTATCATCTTCAAAAGGTAAGAAACCCTCTAGGAAGGAGAAACAATCAGATAACGAGGCTGGAGAGAGTCCATCGATTAGTGCCCGGAAACTGAAAATAGGAACAGAAATGACAGCCAAAGTCCACCAGATTCGAACGCATGGACTGGTTCTTGATCTAGGTGGTGGAATCCGCGGTATGTACAAATTCGAG GGCGATGAGGAGACAGAGTTTGAGATTGGAGACACATTGCAGGTGAAATGTACAAGTTTTAGCAGTAAAGGAATCCCTGTGATGGCtttggttgatgaagaagatgtTTAA